A portion of the Candidatus Zixiibacteriota bacterium genome contains these proteins:
- a CDS encoding translocation/assembly module TamB domain-containing protein: MRRVFKISLTVISVILFFIALILYLFFFTTVPEQQVNNWLNYYLENEIGCKAAIGKINRDLWGRVRLDSIQLFHVIDSTKATVKIGDIKFIEANYSINSILFNDLSFSDLKIDSINLSLMPENILGKPLKSEQTENPPKKASMPKINIDRFDLTNINIKTLTGDEVVTIDIPCISGSFSSSGELISLGLKELSGNCPQKNFAIESFCGEFSLIENTLLIDSLNIKTSRSQMYLSGNIDKLNDPDFQLSFDFSPLNLEDIKSLSGINLDGIFKANGSINGGIKKFSGRLKGNGTLFERDLEDFYTDIRFVSKILYFDHFKGNVFKAPLSGKGYINFNTLPESYGFEGSIEDLNLQNISPDIYSAFSGKIALKGLGFAESSFRMNIDMDLTKADIDIYHFHQAVGEIEFDINCLTFQPGFIVSYKDTWITLEGLLEYTGSIDLAADVKFYDLANFQNQFFINDLDGSGRAVLSVDGPTEDFNIRGAFQSDSCRFYGLAADSFNVDVDLKSFISHKVGTINGNWLGGDLYSIPVDSGSFSILVSGEKYFLDKVFWENKNNQMYMTGSYDNGSIPPCLVIDTLDIKLWNDTVFCVNPLIIDVYDKEVQFKDFKLFSRLSSLDIAGTVTFEGQMDIDILADELEIQPIVNYFVSDRKITSILSCNIKVGGDFDLPQLSADFLFSNLSIDDVNLGALNITAIYNDSRLTFEPAELKNSSAIYTITGTLPINLSFTTDDERLSNDPISLHLVASGSTIELVPLFVPSVEDFDGDFNIDIAYTGTYDRPNVDGNFLINGGTLKALDLIDPINDISVSGRMMNDSVFIDDLSGFVKSSKGGLAKMLSTGRNVNGDYGKVSGNGTIKILRGGMFDYDLTLSGSGCEFSTEAYDIQGLADIYIDIKGASPPTVNGWVQLIRLDMREPFESFAATGDTSVAEVLEDSTQWDINLDIRAANNMWVKNTEADMELYGDITLTREKGQYNTIGTLEVIRGNFFLWNLKFKVVNGEMIFEDIDEMNPNLNFQVTTKIRGNSETEGIEYTDFNLLITGTLASPEIHTEEGSQYSDDDIISTLINNTITGGGEVITTGNSFADKLIQGAGEYIINLYNPSTQIGLIDELDINPYDKEGNTRSTRISVAKYISPKLFLRYSRLLSEEAEQTFGIEYFFNNNISFEGKQGTRDEGVSLNLKFGYEY; the protein is encoded by the coding sequence ATGAGAAGAGTTTTTAAAATATCACTTACGGTAATATCTGTAATACTTTTTTTTATTGCTCTTATATTATACTTATTCTTTTTTACAACCGTTCCCGAACAGCAAGTTAATAATTGGCTCAATTATTACCTTGAGAATGAAATCGGTTGTAAGGCCGCTATAGGTAAAATAAACCGCGACCTATGGGGCCGGGTCAGACTCGATAGCATTCAGTTATTTCATGTGATTGACAGTACTAAGGCAACAGTTAAAATAGGCGATATAAAATTCATCGAAGCTAATTATTCTATTAACAGTATTCTATTTAATGACCTGTCTTTTAGCGATTTAAAAATTGATAGCATTAATCTGTCTTTAATGCCTGAAAATATACTCGGAAAACCGCTCAAGTCGGAACAAACCGAAAACCCTCCGAAAAAAGCATCCATGCCAAAAATAAATATTGACCGATTTGATTTAACAAACATTAATATAAAAACGCTCACTGGCGATGAGGTTGTTACTATTGATATTCCCTGCATTAGCGGTTCTTTTAGCAGCAGCGGCGAATTAATTTCGCTTGGCCTTAAGGAGCTTTCAGGCAATTGTCCGCAAAAAAATTTCGCAATAGAAAGTTTTTGTGGTGAATTTTCACTCATTGAAAATACGCTGCTAATTGATTCTTTGAATATAAAAACCAGCAGGTCTCAAATGTATTTATCGGGCAATATCGATAAATTAAATGATCCTGATTTTCAATTATCGTTTGATTTTTCCCCTTTGAATCTTGAAGATATTAAATCCCTAAGCGGTATTAACCTCGACGGCATTTTCAAAGCTAACGGCAGCATTAACGGCGGAATCAAGAAATTTTCAGGGCGGCTTAAGGGCAATGGCACTCTATTTGAAAGGGATTTAGAAGATTTTTATACGGATATACGTTTCGTCTCGAAAATACTTTACTTTGATCATTTTAAGGGCAATGTATTTAAAGCGCCGCTTTCAGGCAAAGGCTATATCAATTTTAATACCTTGCCGGAATCTTATGGTTTTGAGGGCAGCATAGAAGACTTAAATCTTCAGAATATCAGCCCAGATATTTATTCCGCTTTCTCCGGCAAAATAGCCCTTAAGGGTTTGGGGTTTGCCGAAAGCAGTTTCAGAATGAACATCGATATGGATTTAACTAAAGCTGATATTGATATATATCATTTTCATCAGGCAGTAGGTGAAATAGAATTCGATATAAATTGTCTTACTTTCCAACCCGGTTTTATAGTCAGCTATAAGGATACTTGGATTACTCTTGAAGGCTTGCTTGAATATACCGGCAGTATTGATTTGGCGGCGGATGTGAAATTCTATGACTTGGCTAATTTCCAAAATCAGTTTTTTATTAACGATTTGGATGGTTCCGGACGAGCCGTGCTTTCGGTTGATGGACCGACTGAGGATTTCAATATTCGCGGCGCCTTTCAATCCGACTCATGCCGCTTTTATGGCCTCGCGGCAGATTCATTCAATGTAGACGTCGACTTGAAATCGTTTATCTCGCATAAGGTGGGAACTATAAATGGAAATTGGCTGGGCGGCGATCTTTATTCAATCCCGGTTGATTCCGGTAGTTTCTCTATATTAGTTTCCGGTGAAAAATATTTTCTTGATAAAGTCTTCTGGGAAAATAAAAATAATCAGATGTATATGACCGGCTCTTATGATAATGGCAGTATACCGCCGTGTCTTGTGATTGACACGCTTGATATTAAGCTCTGGAATGATACGGTCTTTTGTGTCAACCCGCTAATCATTGATGTATATGATAAGGAAGTTCAATTTAAGGATTTTAAGCTTTTCTCTCGGTTAAGCTCTCTTGATATAGCGGGCACTGTTACATTTGAGGGTCAGATGGATATTGACATTTTGGCTGATGAGTTGGAGATTCAACCGATAGTGAATTATTTTGTTTCCGACAGGAAAATAACAAGCATTCTTTCCTGCAATATTAAAGTTGGCGGCGATTTCGATTTGCCTCAATTATCAGCCGATTTTTTATTTTCCAACCTATCTATTGATGATGTTAATCTGGGGGCACTTAATATTACAGCTATTTACAATGATTCAAGGTTGACATTCGAGCCTGCCGAACTTAAAAACAGCAGCGCAATTTATACTATAACCGGCACTCTGCCGATAAACCTGTCGTTTACAACGGATGATGAACGATTATCTAATGACCCTATTTCTCTTCACCTGGTTGCTTCCGGCTCAACAATTGAATTAGTCCCTCTGTTTGTACCATCGGTTGAAGATTTTGATGGCGATTTCAATATTGATATTGCCTATACCGGTACTTATGATAGGCCTAACGTAGATGGAAATTTCCTTATAAACGGCGGAACATTAAAAGCATTAGACCTTATTGACCCGATTAATGATATATCGGTATCCGGCCGTATGATGAATGATTCTGTTTTTATTGATGATTTATCCGGCTTTGTGAAATCCTCAAAAGGAGGTTTGGCAAAGATGTTAAGCACCGGACGAAATGTAAATGGTGATTACGGAAAAGTATCCGGTAATGGTACTATTAAGATACTGCGCGGCGGCATGTTCGATTATGATTTGACTCTATCGGGCAGCGGCTGTGAATTTTCAACTGAAGCTTACGACATTCAGGGTTTGGCGGATATATATATTGATATCAAGGGAGCGTCACCGCCAACTGTTAACGGCTGGGTGCAGTTAATCAGGCTTGATATGAGAGAACCGTTTGAAAGCTTTGCAGCTACCGGCGATACATCAGTTGCGGAAGTACTTGAGGATTCAACTCAATGGGATATTAATCTTGATATCAGGGCGGCAAATAATATGTGGGTTAAAAACACTGAAGCTGACATGGAACTCTATGGCGATATAACTCTCACCAGGGAAAAAGGACAATACAACACTATAGGCACTCTTGAAGTTATCAGAGGTAATTTCTTTCTCTGGAATTTAAAATTCAAAGTTGTAAATGGCGAGATGATTTTTGAAGATATCGACGAAATGAATCCTAATCTCAATTTTCAAGTAACTACAAAGATTAGAGGAAACTCTGAAACTGAAGGAATTGAATATACGGATTTCAACCTACTAATAACGGGAACTCTTGCTTCTCCGGAGATTCACACGGAAGAGGGTTCGCAATACTCAGACGATGATATAATATCTACTTTGATTAATAATACGATAACCGGAGGCGGCGAGGTTATTACCACCGGCAACAGTTTCGCTGATAAATTAATTCAGGGAGCCGGAGAATACATTATTAACTTGTACAATCCATCTACTCAAATTGGATTAATAGACGAGTTAGATATTAATCCCTACGATAAGGAAGGAAATACTCGCTCTACCAGGATTTCTGTAGCTAAATATATATCGCCTAAACTATTTTTAAGATATTCCCGGCTGCTTTCGGAAGAAGCCGAGCAAACATTCGGTATAGAGTATTTCTTTAACAACAATATTTCATTCGAGGGAAAACAGGGAACAAGGGATGAAGGTGTTTCCCTGAATTTAAAGTTTGGTTATGAATATTAG
- a CDS encoding type II secretion system F family protein has product MANFNYVVKDSKGNKHEGSVNAASLDAALNKLREQGNTVISVIDARKAREQQKGSLFDAIALYVHKKQTAVPLKNLVFFTRQLATMFSAGLTIEKSLSNLLYEEGNRKFRKVVAEMLNDVKKGLSLSEAMEHHPGVFAPLYVSLVKSGEVSGSLHSILEELADYYEFLHDTRRKIVSSLFYPSFVVTALTGLTIVLIVFVIPLFEEVYGRFGADLPYYTQLFLHISNILRNNFLFFVGILFLFFILTTVINLTQTGKYIFDRLKLMIPVIKNLIIDSNLSKMSRTFGMLLASGVPVVESMELIRKIMDNAYYQKAIRQATQYVRDGYSIAASLKKTDVFPNTLLSLAATGEETGEIEKMLSKAANFYDKQLESVITRLTSLIEPLLIVLIAFVFLGVVIVIYLPIFKFGMAIKKSVS; this is encoded by the coding sequence ATGGCTAATTTCAATTATGTAGTAAAAGATTCGAAAGGAAACAAGCACGAGGGATCTGTCAATGCTGCCTCGCTGGATGCGGCTTTGAATAAACTTCGAGAGCAGGGAAATACCGTTATCTCGGTAATTGATGCCCGCAAGGCGCGGGAACAGCAGAAGGGAAGTTTATTTGATGCAATCGCCCTTTATGTCCATAAAAAGCAAACGGCGGTTCCGCTAAAAAACCTTGTGTTCTTTACCCGTCAATTAGCTACGATGTTTTCTGCCGGTTTAACTATTGAGAAATCGCTCAGTAACCTCTTATATGAAGAGGGCAATCGGAAGTTTAGAAAAGTCGTGGCTGAAATGTTAAATGATGTTAAAAAGGGATTGTCATTATCCGAGGCAATGGAACATCACCCGGGAGTATTTGCGCCGTTGTATGTCTCCTTGGTTAAATCGGGCGAAGTTTCAGGTTCATTGCATTCTATTTTGGAAGAGTTGGCCGACTATTATGAGTTCCTTCATGATACGCGAAGAAAAATCGTTTCTTCTCTATTCTATCCCTCGTTTGTTGTAACTGCCCTTACGGGGCTGACTATTGTCTTGATAGTTTTTGTTATCCCGTTGTTTGAAGAAGTATATGGCAGGTTCGGCGCTGATTTGCCTTATTATACTCAGCTTTTTCTGCATATCTCTAATATCTTAAGAAATAATTTTCTTTTCTTTGTCGGCATATTGTTCCTGTTTTTTATACTGACTACTGTTATTAATCTTACTCAAACAGGCAAATATATTTTTGATCGCTTAAAACTAATGATACCAGTTATTAAAAATCTGATAATCGATTCCAACTTAAGCAAAATGTCGAGAACATTCGGGATGCTTCTTGCCTCTGGTGTTCCTGTTGTTGAATCAATGGAATTAATCAGAAAAATTATGGATAATGCTTATTACCAAAAAGCCATCAGGCAGGCGACGCAATATGTCCGTGATGGTTATTCCATAGCGGCTTCTTTGAAAAAAACAGATGTTTTCCCTAACACGTTGCTTTCCTTGGCGGCAACCGGCGAGGAAACTGGCGAAATAGAGAAGATGTTGTCGAAAGCAGCCAATTTTTATGATAAGCAGCTCGAATCGGTAATCACAAGATTGACTTCTCTGATTGAACCATTATTAATTGTCTTAATCGCTTTTGTTTTTTTAGGGGTTGTAATTGTTATATATCTGCCTATTTTCAAATTTGGCATGGCTATTAAGAAATCAGTATCCTAA
- the tadA gene encoding Flp pilus assembly complex ATPase component TadA — MQYLGEILIKENVISEKDLKAALRKQGENGRRLGDVLIAEGYITDENLAKALSEQLQIRLVGPEDLIKIDKEALEYIPEFFAREYHCIAITVEENTLEVVMIDPEDIVVIDNLQKITSMNIIPLLGAQSVIDEVIERMYKELRTTDEVNEALSGMDFIVTGENGESDDIDVNDLKRELDQAPIVKLVNLIISEAIKNRATDIHIEPTFDSLLVRFRIDGALQEIMTAPKKSANGVISRIKVMASLNIAERRLPQDGRISIIMPEKEVDIRVSILPTVKGEKVVLRLLDKKGFAFTLTSLGFEPEMLEIFRKWIAKPYGMIIVSGPTGCGKSTTLHAALKEIQREEDNIVTVEDPVEYQIDKISQVAASDKIGLTFASSLRSILRQDPDKVLIGEIRDQETADISIKFALTGHLVFTTLHANDSASTITRLLDIGVPRYLVGSTLNLVMSQRLVRVLCSACKEEYEPDDEELALLEIDRSMIKGKKIYRPKGCVRCRKTGYYGRTGLFELLEVKLPIRKLIYQGKDQDDIKFGAKDAGMINIREAGIKKVLAGLTSIEEIARTTITDD, encoded by the coding sequence ATGCAGTACCTTGGTGAAATACTAATTAAAGAAAATGTAATTTCTGAGAAAGACCTGAAAGCCGCTCTTAGGAAACAGGGTGAAAATGGCAGAAGATTAGGGGACGTGCTTATTGCCGAGGGTTATATTACCGATGAGAACCTCGCTAAAGCGCTCTCGGAACAACTTCAAATTCGCTTGGTCGGCCCTGAAGACTTGATTAAAATCGACAAGGAAGCCTTAGAATACATCCCCGAGTTTTTTGCGCGGGAATATCACTGTATTGCTATTACAGTCGAGGAAAATACTCTTGAGGTCGTCATGATCGATCCTGAAGATATCGTTGTTATTGACAACCTTCAGAAAATAACCTCAATGAATATAATCCCGCTTCTGGGCGCGCAGAGCGTTATTGATGAAGTTATTGAACGCATGTATAAAGAACTTCGCACTACCGACGAGGTTAACGAGGCATTGTCCGGTATGGATTTTATCGTTACCGGCGAAAATGGTGAAAGCGATGATATTGATGTCAACGACCTTAAAAGAGAACTCGACCAAGCCCCGATTGTTAAGCTTGTAAACCTGATTATTTCTGAAGCTATCAAAAACAGAGCGACTGATATTCATATTGAGCCAACTTTCGATTCTTTGCTTGTTCGGTTTCGTATCGACGGCGCTTTGCAGGAAATTATGACAGCGCCGAAAAAATCAGCTAATGGCGTAATATCGCGCATCAAGGTTATGGCGAGTCTGAACATTGCCGAAAGACGCCTGCCTCAAGATGGGCGCATATCGATTATCATGCCCGAAAAAGAGGTTGATATAAGGGTGTCAATATTGCCGACAGTTAAAGGCGAAAAGGTTGTGCTTCGACTTCTGGATAAAAAAGGCTTCGCTTTTACCTTAACATCTTTAGGATTCGAGCCGGAGATGCTGGAGATATTCCGCAAATGGATTGCCAAACCTTATGGAATGATTATCGTTTCCGGGCCTACCGGATGCGGCAAATCGACAACGCTTCATGCTGCCTTGAAAGAAATCCAACGGGAAGAAGATAATATCGTAACGGTCGAAGACCCGGTCGAGTATCAAATCGATAAAATCAGCCAGGTTGCCGCCAGCGATAAAATAGGCTTGACTTTCGCATCATCCTTAAGGTCAATTCTCCGTCAAGACCCCGATAAGGTGCTAATCGGCGAGATACGCGACCAGGAAACCGCTGATATCTCTATCAAGTTTGCTTTAACGGGACACTTGGTTTTCACCACGCTTCATGCCAACGATTCTGCTTCAACTATTACCAGACTTCTTGATATCGGTGTGCCGCGCTATTTGGTGGGATCGACGTTAAATCTGGTGATGTCGCAAAGGCTAGTTCGGGTCCTGTGTTCGGCTTGCAAAGAGGAATATGAACCTGATGATGAGGAACTTGCCCTTTTAGAAATTGACCGCTCTATGATAAAAGGGAAAAAAATATACAGGCCGAAAGGCTGTGTTCGCTGCCGTAAGACAGGTTATTATGGTAGAACCGGCTTGTTCGAGCTTCTGGAAGTCAAGCTCCCGATTCGTAAACTTATCTATCAGGGAAAAGATCAGGATGATATTAAATTTGGCGCTAAGGATGCCGGCATGATTAATATTCGTGAAGCTGGTATTAAAAAAGTACTCGCCGGTTTAACATCGATTGAAGAAATAGCGAGAACCACAATTACCGATGATTAG
- a CDS encoding secretin and TonB N-terminal domain-containing protein, which yields MKKVFVMFSKVLLCISLIVVGSGNVWAQADIQSNQNVKDKMMKMVTLDADDAFLPAILTILADKSGFNIVTGPGVNKQERISVHVKNTPIEEAINLVVRAAGLSYEIVGNSFLVAKAEVLDKEVGLAPHVFNLQYANASEIKELLSDLTEFVQVDTSGNRVLALASPKVAAEIRRIIDEIDIAPMQILLEARLVEVATDDLDEYGIDWQKLSNLTTILAESPVNPNPPEQDASRAPGDFYYNMAGQLTGGREDLSWTNLGERPEGMPFQKIEDFSNIGHFSRQLTAFDVTLDFLIKRNKAKLLAHTKLTTVNNRSASILIGETFVWAVSSERNVIVRTEEVGIRLNITPTINSGGYITTRVEPEVSSIIELVAGIYPRKKIRTASTTVLVKDGQKIFIGGLLSVDDTRNEYHMPILGDIPLIGKLFRHTEYGTRKTDLIIEITPRIIKPGIDYSDASNFTSDGYQLSSPGEITDFKAINPELNELKKVENVQEEIREFQNKAIAPKK from the coding sequence TTGAAGAAAGTTTTTGTGATGTTTAGCAAAGTATTATTGTGTATCTCTCTTATTGTTGTTGGCTCCGGCAATGTTTGGGCGCAAGCTGATATACAGAGCAATCAAAATGTAAAAGACAAAATGATGAAAATGGTTACTCTTGATGCTGATGACGCTTTTTTGCCCGCAATTTTAACAATTTTAGCGGATAAGTCCGGCTTCAATATCGTTACCGGTCCCGGAGTTAACAAACAAGAACGAATATCGGTTCATGTTAAAAACACTCCTATCGAGGAAGCTATCAATCTCGTAGTCAGAGCGGCTGGCCTATCCTATGAGATTGTCGGCAATTCTTTCTTGGTGGCTAAGGCGGAAGTTTTAGATAAAGAGGTTGGCTTGGCCCCGCATGTCTTTAACCTTCAATATGCCAATGCTTCCGAAATAAAAGAACTGCTATCCGACCTTACCGAATTTGTTCAGGTGGATACATCCGGCAACAGAGTTCTCGCCTTAGCCTCGCCCAAGGTGGCTGCCGAAATAAGGCGGATTATCGATGAGATAGATATCGCCCCAATGCAGATTCTCTTAGAGGCGAGATTAGTTGAGGTTGCCACTGATGACCTTGATGAATACGGAATAGACTGGCAGAAACTATCGAACTTGACCACGATACTCGCCGAATCGCCTGTAAATCCGAACCCGCCCGAACAGGATGCCAGCCGTGCTCCCGGTGATTTTTATTACAATATGGCCGGCCAGCTAACCGGCGGCAGGGAAGATTTATCTTGGACAAATTTAGGGGAGCGTCCGGAGGGTATGCCATTTCAAAAAATCGAAGACTTTAGTAATATAGGACATTTCTCACGTCAGCTAACCGCTTTTGATGTTACCTTAGATTTTCTAATCAAACGCAATAAAGCAAAACTTCTGGCGCATACTAAATTGACTACTGTTAACAACAGGTCTGCGTCCATATTAATCGGTGAAACTTTTGTTTGGGCTGTCAGTTCCGAAAGAAATGTCATTGTCAGAACTGAAGAAGTCGGTATTCGCTTGAATATAACACCGACAATAAATTCCGGCGGATATATTACAACCAGAGTCGAACCCGAAGTATCCTCCATTATCGAACTTGTCGCGGGAATTTATCCCCGCAAGAAAATACGCACTGCCAGCACTACCGTTTTGGTAAAGGATGGCCAGAAAATATTTATCGGCGGGTTATTATCTGTGGATGATACCAGGAATGAATATCACATGCCAATCTTGGGTGATATTCCCTTAATCGGAAAACTTTTCCGACATACCGAGTATGGAACAAGGAAAACTGATCTGATAATTGAAATAACTCCAAGGATTATCAAACCGGGTATCGACTATTCCGATGCCAGTAATTTTACTTCGGACGGCTATCAGCTTAGCAGCCCCGGAGAAATAACTGATTTTAAAGCTATTAACCCCGAGCTGAATGAATTAAAAAAGGTTGAAAATGTACAAGAAGAAATTAGAGAATTTCAAAATAAGGCAATAGCTCCCAAAAAATAA
- the pilO gene encoding type 4a pilus biogenesis protein PilO, protein MKKNLILSAVLALFILGFWMYYKNVIEAQPANIVRLQNEIAEKKRQLLSAQILSRDLHNVNDLIQYNLAENLGDSLAQSASIPFLKYLTALMDRLDVILISMKPLNVINSNQLYEEKRIDQDYIEIPYSMSILASYKQLGKFLEELEKYPRLINVTKIQMENPLDIAVYEGEISGKPDQHKIDLEIQTITILKASFKGGSQEFK, encoded by the coding sequence ATGAAAAAGAATTTGATATTAAGTGCAGTATTAGCGCTGTTCATTCTGGGGTTCTGGATGTATTATAAAAATGTAATCGAGGCTCAGCCCGCCAATATTGTCCGCCTTCAAAATGAAATAGCAGAAAAGAAAAGACAGCTTTTGTCGGCCCAGATTCTTTCCCGAGACTTGCATAATGTGAACGACTTGATTCAGTATAACTTAGCCGAAAACTTAGGCGATTCACTAGCACAGTCTGCCAGCATTCCATTCCTTAAATACCTTACTGCATTAATGGATAGGCTTGACGTAATACTAATTTCGATGAAGCCGCTCAATGTTATCAACAGTAATCAACTCTATGAAGAAAAAAGAATCGACCAGGACTACATAGAGATTCCCTATAGCATGTCAATTTTGGCAAGTTATAAGCAATTGGGCAAGTTTCTTGAGGAATTGGAAAAATACCCCCGTTTGATTAATGTAACCAAGATACAGATGGAGAATCCTCTGGATATTGCCGTTTACGAGGGAGAGATTTCCGGCAAACCAGACCAACATAAAATCGATTTAGAAATTCAAACAATTACGATTTTGAAAGCGAGTTTTAAAGGTGGATCACAAGAGTTTAAGTAG
- the pilM gene encoding type IV pilus assembly protein PilM translates to MAKSIIGLDIGSYSVKLVELENDGSRYRLKNYFIKDLYTGDEEIDSGGPDISRLETAVREAFQAVKINPKRAKNVNSSFGGKAISIKQIKSISLAPEEMESSLLFEARKHLPLDESDAIIDYQILSGDMESSDMDIILAATTKKMFDNRLKLLKDIGIEPNIIDAEILAILNSYLATQGSFLGDEALVFLDVGARYSNLAIVGEKTMFFTRDINWAGINFTDDIKSNMKIDYSEAESIKRESGIGALLGDIGETAKGIKVTRRMAIDNLIDEIRRSLRYYTKETGCREFNKILLCGGSSVLPNLNSHLAQHLKMTVELYNPFQNFLTPPGFNDTLGSRLAVACGLALRED, encoded by the coding sequence ATGGCTAAATCGATTATTGGCCTTGATATTGGAAGTTATTCAGTCAAACTTGTTGAGTTGGAAAACGACGGCAGCAGGTACAGGCTGAAAAATTACTTCATCAAAGACCTGTATACCGGAGATGAAGAGATAGACTCCGGAGGACCAGATATAAGCCGCTTGGAAACTGCGGTGCGCGAGGCTTTTCAGGCGGTTAAAATCAACCCCAAAAGAGCGAAAAATGTCAACTCGTCTTTCGGTGGCAAGGCTATCAGCATCAAACAGATTAAATCTATTTCATTAGCTCCCGAGGAAATGGAATCATCGCTTCTTTTTGAGGCGAGAAAACATCTGCCTTTGGATGAGTCTGATGCAATTATCGATTATCAGATTCTAAGCGGCGATATGGAATCCTCTGATATGGATATTATACTTGCCGCTACTACCAAGAAAATGTTTGATAACCGTCTCAAGCTTCTCAAGGATATCGGAATCGAACCCAACATTATCGATGCCGAAATACTGGCGATTTTGAACAGCTACTTAGCTACTCAGGGCAGCTTTCTCGGCGATGAAGCGTTGGTATTTTTGGATGTTGGCGCACGATATTCCAATCTGGCGATTGTCGGCGAGAAAACAATGTTTTTTACAAGAGATATCAACTGGGCTGGCATTAATTTTACTGATGATATTAAAAGCAATATGAAAATCGATTACTCGGAAGCCGAATCAATCAAGCGCGAAAGCGGAATTGGCGCTCTTCTCGGAGATATTGGCGAAACCGCCAAGGGTATAAAAGTTACCCGACGCATGGCGATAGATAATCTTATAGATGAAATTCGCCGCTCATTAAGATATTATACTAAGGAAACAGGCTGCCGGGAGTTTAATAAAATCCTGTTATGCGGAGGCTCATCCGTTTTACCCAACCTGAATTCACACCTCGCGCAGCATCTTAAAATGACTGTCGAATTGTATAATCCGTTTCAGAATTTCCTGACCCCGCCCGGATTTAATGACACCTTAGGTTCCCGCTTGGCAGTTGCTTGCGGATTAGCATTGAGGGAGGATTAA
- a CDS encoding prepilin-type N-terminal cleavage/methylation domain-containing protein has product MNRLKKNKGFTLVEVMATILIGSITIYGLASVYAFGLEQFKSISLKYLMYEEAAYVLDYKVSKFIRMGENPSIDRTNKLTMRYTDDNGIGKVIFYYDRNKKALMADDRRVGFNKFNIQLLPVKARRTYNRFTTHKAAYEVSDVIFTEFDNYTNQLKEYPYGIKVQVVLVDDYSDTVTAEITEFRFRFNEDD; this is encoded by the coding sequence ATGAACAGGCTTAAAAAAAACAAAGGTTTTACTCTCGTTGAAGTTATGGCGACGATTTTAATCGGCTCAATTACTATATATGGCCTTGCGTCTGTTTATGCCTTTGGACTAGAACAGTTTAAAAGCATATCCCTAAAATATCTCATGTATGAAGAAGCGGCTTATGTGTTAGATTATAAGGTATCCAAATTTATTAGAATGGGCGAAAATCCAAGTATTGATAGAACTAATAAATTAACTATGAGATACACAGACGATAATGGCATCGGCAAGGTTATCTTCTACTATGATAGAAATAAAAAAGCATTGATGGCAGATGATAGAAGGGTTGGATTTAATAAATTTAATATTCAGCTATTACCGGTGAAAGCTAGAAGAACTTACAACAGATTTACGACACATAAGGCGGCGTATGAGGTAAGCGATGTTATATTTACAGAATTTGATAACTATACAAATCAATTAAAAGAATATCCGTATGGTATAAAAGTCCAGGTAGTTTTAGTGGATGATTACAGCGATACCGTAACCGCTGAAATTACCGAATTCAGATTCAGGTTTAATGAAGACGACTAA